Proteins co-encoded in one Acidobacteriota bacterium genomic window:
- a CDS encoding amino acid adenylation domain-containing protein, translating into MKLLIQFLSDLRMAGITLTVDGDRIVVSAPKGAVTAAIRDELIKRKQEILAFLGDSTLSSRAEKRTSVLVDLPLSRSQRRLWFMSQLYPESPVYNIVLGLRVAGALDLAALERVLRALLERHEALRTSFYERNGTPLSRVNETAGWSSSLVDMSDLAESDASDAAIRLAREEARKPFALDTAPLFRATIYRITEHHHLLLLVVHHIVADGWSLGVLAKEFTELYDAFTTNRQPALAPIAFEYRDYVQWEQASGEETAAQQMPYWSQHLEGPLPILELPSDRRRPAVQAFDGQRLFIDIDLGLASQIKDLCRSTATTPFMVLLAAFDVLVSRYTGLEDILIGAPTSNRQRQEVTPLIGFFVNNLVLRTDVSGNPRFIDLLSRVKETALSAYAHQDMPFDRLVEQLAPDRGLGHSPLVQIMFTLQNVPMSDIVLPGLIVKPVPIDPGIARSDLAVEVWPLEGGYRCDFEYNSDLFEEATIRQMQGNFVRLLQSAVNHPEMTIDRLTLLSEQEHRQLINYWRSPATPALPYASLPEWFRGRAAKSPGAIAVEMGPTALSYSELDAESDRMASALRARGIARGSVVGVYLKRSPQMVVALLAVLKAGAAYLPIDPMLPAQRVEFLLADAQVPLILVDAELKASLPASNTAVLAMDEVACHSLTATEATCGNPGAEDTAYLIYTSGSTGAPKGTRIPHRALVNLLDSMLREPGLDATDTLVAITTLSFDIAGLEMFGPLVCGAKLVIASREQTVDPALLAALLEQTCATVMQATPSTWRMLVESGWMGSADLRMWCGGEALPSELAENLLSRGRELWNLYGPTETTIWSAAHRVKSGEDPILIGRPIANTSMYVLDANLQPVPLGVPGELYIGGEGVALGYWNRDELTASHFVEDPFALLKGKKMYRTGDLARFHRNGQIQLLGRVDHQIKLRGHRIELGEIEVALERHPDVFQAVVALSGEGSEQQLTAYIRYQSEEDDSGAVRNWLQERLPDYMVPSTWIALKEIPLTPNGKVDRKRLPAPPSVKRRSSAGGVNPRNHIESTLAAIWGEVLGVEQVGMRDNFFDLGGHSLRLIRVHARVRESLGCDVAVIDLFRYPTIESLALWLADKRPQMAEATGA; encoded by the coding sequence ATGAAGCTTCTGATCCAGTTTCTTTCGGACTTGCGCATGGCGGGCATCACACTCACCGTCGATGGAGACCGCATTGTTGTGAGCGCACCGAAGGGCGCGGTAACTGCCGCGATACGCGATGAGTTAATCAAGCGCAAGCAGGAGATATTGGCGTTCCTTGGCGATTCCACGTTGTCGTCGAGGGCTGAAAAGCGGACCTCCGTGCTGGTTGACCTCCCGCTTTCGCGGTCTCAGCGGCGGCTCTGGTTTATGTCGCAGCTGTATCCTGAAAGCCCCGTCTACAACATTGTGTTGGGGCTTCGAGTTGCAGGAGCACTGGACCTTGCAGCACTGGAAAGGGTCCTTCGCGCGTTGCTTGAGCGCCACGAGGCGCTGCGAACGTCGTTTTACGAACGCAATGGCACTCCGCTTTCCAGGGTCAACGAGACCGCAGGCTGGTCGAGCAGTTTGGTCGACATGAGTGACCTGGCGGAATCCGATGCGAGCGATGCGGCCATACGTCTTGCACGCGAGGAAGCGCGCAAGCCGTTCGCGCTCGATACCGCCCCACTGTTTCGCGCAACCATATATCGCATTACGGAGCATCATCATCTGCTTTTACTCGTCGTCCACCACATTGTGGCGGACGGATGGTCGCTGGGTGTATTGGCAAAGGAATTCACGGAGCTTTACGATGCCTTCACTACGAACCGTCAGCCGGCATTGGCTCCGATCGCGTTTGAATATCGTGACTACGTTCAGTGGGAGCAGGCCTCAGGGGAAGAGACCGCGGCGCAGCAGATGCCTTATTGGTCTCAGCACCTGGAAGGGCCGCTTCCTATTCTCGAACTTCCCAGCGACCGCCGCCGCCCTGCCGTGCAGGCGTTTGATGGCCAACGCCTCTTTATCGACATTGACCTGGGCCTTGCGAGCCAGATTAAAGATCTATGCAGATCGACGGCGACGACGCCATTCATGGTTTTGCTTGCTGCATTCGATGTTCTTGTCTCACGGTATACGGGGTTGGAAGACATCCTCATAGGAGCGCCGACCTCAAACCGGCAGCGTCAGGAGGTTACACCGCTCATTGGATTCTTTGTCAACAATCTGGTTCTGCGAACCGACGTAAGCGGCAATCCCCGGTTTATCGATCTGCTTTCCAGAGTCAAGGAGACGGCGCTTTCGGCATACGCACATCAGGACATGCCCTTTGATCGTCTTGTGGAGCAGCTTGCGCCGGACCGTGGATTGGGACATAGCCCGCTTGTGCAGATCATGTTTACGTTGCAGAATGTGCCGATGTCTGACATTGTTTTGCCCGGGCTAATTGTTAAGCCGGTACCGATAGATCCAGGGATTGCCCGCTCGGATCTTGCGGTGGAAGTATGGCCCCTGGAGGGTGGCTACCGCTGCGACTTTGAGTACAACTCAGATCTGTTTGAAGAAGCGACGATACGACAGATGCAGGGGAACTTTGTTCGGCTGCTGCAATCGGCGGTCAATCATCCGGAGATGACGATTGACAGATTGACGCTGCTGTCAGAGCAGGAACATCGACAGCTTATCAATTATTGGCGCAGCCCGGCCACGCCGGCGCTTCCATATGCTTCGTTGCCAGAATGGTTTCGGGGCCGCGCAGCGAAATCTCCAGGGGCCATTGCAGTGGAGATGGGCCCGACTGCATTGAGTTATAGTGAGCTCGATGCTGAGTCCGATCGCATGGCAAGCGCTCTTCGCGCACGCGGCATTGCCCGCGGTTCGGTTGTAGGAGTCTATCTAAAACGCAGTCCACAGATGGTCGTTGCACTACTGGCGGTACTCAAGGCTGGGGCTGCTTATTTACCGATCGATCCGATGTTGCCCGCACAGCGAGTCGAGTTTCTGCTGGCAGACGCACAAGTGCCTCTCATTCTTGTCGACGCCGAATTGAAGGCATCGCTGCCAGCATCGAATACCGCAGTACTTGCGATGGACGAGGTCGCCTGCCACTCACTCACGGCAACGGAAGCCACCTGCGGGAATCCCGGCGCGGAAGATACTGCCTATCTCATCTACACTTCCGGTTCGACCGGCGCGCCTAAGGGAACAAGGATTCCACATCGAGCCCTAGTCAATTTACTCGATTCGATGCTTCGTGAACCGGGGCTTGATGCAACAGATACGCTGGTGGCGATCACAACTCTGTCGTTTGACATCGCAGGTCTCGAGATGTTCGGTCCGCTGGTCTGCGGGGCCAAGCTGGTGATTGCATCGCGCGAACAGACGGTAGATCCCGCTCTGCTGGCGGCGCTGCTCGAACAGACGTGCGCGACGGTTATGCAGGCCACTCCATCTACATGGCGCATGCTTGTTGAATCGGGTTGGATGGGCTCCGCCGATCTGCGTATGTGGTGCGGTGGCGAAGCCCTACCTTCAGAGTTAGCGGAAAACCTTCTTTCGCGAGGACGCGAGTTGTGGAATCTGTACGGCCCCACGGAGACGACAATCTGGTCTGCCGCGCATCGCGTAAAGAGCGGCGAAGATCCGATTCTGATTGGACGGCCAATTGCAAACACGTCGATGTATGTACTCGATGCGAATCTGCAGCCAGTGCCTCTCGGCGTTCCGGGCGAACTCTATATAGGCGGCGAAGGTGTTGCCCTCGGATATTGGAACCGAGACGAACTCACCGCATCGCATTTTGTCGAAGATCCGTTTGCTCTACTCAAGGGCAAGAAAATGTATCGGACCGGCGATCTGGCAAGATTTCACCGGAATGGGCAGATTCAACTTCTTGGCCGAGTCGATCACCAGATAAAGTTGCGAGGACACCGCATTGAGCTTGGTGAGATAGAGGTGGCACTCGAACGTCATCCCGATGTTTTTCAAGCCGTGGTTGCTCTTAGCGGCGAAGGCTCCGAACAACAGCTGACGGCATACATCCGATACCAGTCCGAGGAGGATGATTCCGGTGCGGTACGAAACTGGCTTCAGGAGCGGCTGCCGGATTACATGGTTCCATCGACATGGATCGCGCTGAAAGAGATTCCTCTTACACCGAATGGCAAAGTCGATCGGAAGCGGTTGCCCGCTCCGCCATCCGTGAAGCGCAGATCAAGTGCTGGAGGCGTGAATCCGCGTAATCACATCGAATCCACGCTGGCGGCTATTTGGGGCGAAGTGCTTGGTGTGGAACAAGTGGGCATGCGCGACAACTTTTTCGACCTGGGAGGGCATTCGCTGCGCCTTATCCGTGTGCATGCCAGGGTCCGTGAGAGTCTGGGGTGTGACGTGGCGGTGATTGACCTGTTTCGTTATCCGACGATTGAGTCTTTGGCTTTATGGCTGGCTGACAAGCGTCCACAAATGGCTGAAGCGACTGGAGCATAG